The following proteins are encoded in a genomic region of Dyadobacter sp. UC 10:
- the lepB gene encoding signal peptidase I, protein MSLNKELISNTVSTKKKKSAVREWFDSILFAVVAATLIRWLFFEAFTIPTPSMENSLLVGDFLFVSKLHYGTRTPKTPLQVPLTHQTIWGTNIPSYTDAIQLPQYRLPGFSDVKRGDVVVFNYPPELQHPVDLKTNYIKRCVGLPGDNLEVRDLQVYANGTAVENPVRMENEYFVATTTAVNEAKVFKENGISEYNAYSETYNDTIPGNDQMGYLVFTTEEIAAKLKTYDFVKSITVVKSSKDISEPMLYPNSTLFKWNRDNYGPVRVPKEGMTVQLTPENVAMYGPVIKNYEENEGVELGEKSVSIAGKAITSYTFKQDYYFMMGDNRHNSADSRYWGFVPKDHIVGKAVFVWMSIDPNPTSFFNKIRWNRLFRVIN, encoded by the coding sequence ATGTCTCTAAATAAAGAATTGATTTCAAATACAGTGAGTACTAAAAAGAAAAAGTCAGCGGTAAGAGAGTGGTTTGATTCCATACTGTTTGCGGTTGTCGCGGCTACCCTGATCCGCTGGTTATTTTTTGAAGCTTTCACTATTCCGACCCCCTCCATGGAGAACAGCCTCCTGGTCGGCGATTTTCTCTTTGTGAGCAAACTGCATTATGGCACCCGTACTCCCAAAACACCGCTGCAGGTCCCTTTGACGCATCAAACCATCTGGGGTACCAACATTCCGTCTTATACCGACGCGATTCAGTTACCGCAGTACCGGCTCCCCGGTTTCAGCGACGTAAAACGTGGGGATGTGGTCGTATTCAATTATCCGCCTGAGTTACAACATCCGGTCGATCTAAAAACCAATTACATCAAAAGATGTGTGGGGCTTCCGGGGGACAATTTGGAAGTGAGGGATTTGCAGGTTTATGCCAATGGTACTGCCGTAGAAAATCCGGTACGAATGGAAAATGAATATTTCGTGGCAACAACTACGGCGGTAAATGAAGCGAAAGTGTTCAAGGAAAACGGTATTTCAGAATACAACGCTTATTCAGAAACTTATAACGACACGATTCCTGGCAATGATCAGATGGGTTACCTCGTATTTACAACTGAGGAGATCGCTGCGAAATTGAAGACTTATGATTTTGTAAAAAGCATTACCGTGGTAAAATCTTCCAAAGACATTAGCGAGCCGATGCTTTATCCGAATTCAACACTTTTTAAATGGAACCGTGATAATTATGGGCCGGTAAGGGTGCCTAAGGAGGGCATGACTGTGCAATTAACCCCGGAAAATGTAGCGATGTACGGACCGGTAATCAAGAATTATGAAGAAAATGAAGGAGTTGAATTGGGTGAAAAATCAGTTTCCATTGCCGGAAAAGCGATTACGAGCTACACATTCAAGCAGGATTATTATTTTATGATGGGTGATAACCGTCACAATTCTGCGGATTCTCGCTACTGGGGATTTGTACCCAAAGACCACATTGTAGGGAAAGCGGTATTCGTATGGATGTCCATTGATCCAAATCCGACCAGCTTCTTTAATAAGATTAGGTGGAACCGACTTTTTCGCGTCATCAATTAA
- a CDS encoding FKBP-type peptidyl-prolyl cis-trans isomerase, whose amino-acid sequence MKQAQAGDNVQVHYKGTLPDGQLFDSSEGRDPLNFQLGSGQVIKGFDDGVTGMEVGDKKTIHIPNAEAYGPVNEDMIINFDRKQIPSDIPLEIGGTLNMHQDGGQVIQVIVREVTEDSVILDANHPLAGQDLIFELELVGIN is encoded by the coding sequence ATGAAGCAGGCGCAGGCAGGAGACAACGTACAGGTACACTACAAAGGAACACTACCCGACGGACAATTATTCGATTCATCGGAAGGACGCGATCCGCTCAACTTTCAGTTGGGAAGCGGACAGGTCATCAAAGGTTTTGACGACGGGGTTACCGGTATGGAAGTAGGTGATAAGAAGACAATCCATATCCCGAATGCGGAAGCTTATGGTCCCGTAAATGAAGATATGATTATCAATTTTGATCGCAAGCAAATTCCGTCAGACATCCCCCTGGAAATCGGCGGCACGCTTAATATGCATCAGGATGGCGGGCAGGTCATACAGGTTATTGTAAGGGAGGTAACCGAAGATTCGGTTATCCTCGATGCAAATCACCCGCTAGCCGGTCAGGATCTCATATTTGAACTTGAACTCGTAGGAATTAACTAG
- the dapB gene encoding 4-hydroxy-tetrahydrodipicolinate reductase: MKILLLGYGKMGKTIERIALERGHAIVGKIDVQNRHEMDELASEDVDVAIEFSAPEAAYENITYCLKKGWPIVSGTTGWLEHKTEIENLCLKEQGAFFYASNYSIGVNLFFRLNRQLARLMKGQAYRSSMTEIHHIHKLDAPSGTAITLAEGIIAENEAQKGWKLAPEDEEGFVQIEAKRLGEVPGTHIVRYESEVDMIEITHTAHTRAGFALGAVVSAEWLPGKVGVFGMDDLLENLN, translated from the coding sequence ATGAAAATATTATTACTCGGGTATGGTAAGATGGGAAAAACGATTGAAAGAATTGCTCTCGAAAGAGGGCACGCAATCGTAGGGAAAATTGATGTGCAAAACCGGCATGAAATGGATGAGCTGGCTTCTGAGGATGTGGATGTGGCAATTGAGTTCAGTGCTCCTGAGGCAGCTTACGAAAATATCACGTATTGTTTGAAAAAAGGCTGGCCGATCGTGAGCGGTACAACAGGTTGGCTTGAACACAAAACAGAGATTGAAAATTTGTGCCTAAAGGAGCAGGGCGCATTCTTCTATGCGTCCAATTACAGCATTGGTGTGAATCTGTTTTTTCGGTTGAACCGCCAACTTGCGCGCTTGATGAAAGGACAAGCTTACCGAAGCTCGATGACTGAAATTCACCATATTCATAAGCTGGATGCGCCAAGCGGAACAGCAATTACGCTGGCGGAAGGTATTATAGCAGAAAATGAGGCGCAGAAAGGTTGGAAGCTGGCTCCCGAAGACGAAGAAGGTTTTGTGCAAATAGAAGCCAAAAGGCTGGGAGAAGTTCCCGGAACTCATATCGTAAGGTATGAATCTGAGGTTGATATGATTGAAATTACCCACACCGCGCACACCAGGGCAGGATTTGCATTGGGTGCAGTTGTTTCGGCAGAATGGCTTCCCGGTAAGGTTGGTGTGTTCGGGATGGACGATTTGCTTGAAAACCTGAATTAG
- the lepB gene encoding signal peptidase I, translating into MAVIEAAPRSKKEPKKKSVFREWFDSILFAVTAATIIRWLFFSAFVIPTPSMENSLLVGDYLFVSRLHYGTTTPVTPLQVPLTHQTVWGTQIPSYLDWIQLPQFRLPGFSDVKNGDVVVCNLPVEHPGAYQKYSNVLPDLHPHPVDLRSNYIKRCVAIAGDRLEVKAGQVFVNGNPMQNPPRLQNEYFVSTTTQVNEENIFHKNGVTDYAQFTETFGDSISANDQFGYIVKTTADIVTKLKTYDFVQRVDPILLDKGLKEPFLFPGSDRTNWNKDNYGPILIPKKGMTVKLDEINSALYGEIIRNYDGNERVIIENGRVLQDGKVLESYTFKQDYYFMMGDNRHDSADSRYWGFVPKDHIVGKAAFVWMSIDPNPTSFLRKIRWDRVFRIIG; encoded by the coding sequence ATGGCAGTCATTGAAGCAGCTCCCAGATCAAAAAAAGAACCAAAGAAAAAGTCGGTATTCCGTGAGTGGTTCGATTCGATATTGTTTGCGGTAACTGCTGCTACGATAATCAGATGGTTGTTTTTCAGCGCATTTGTAATTCCGACTCCTTCAATGGAGAATAGCCTGCTTGTGGGCGACTACCTGTTCGTCAGCAGGCTGCATTATGGAACGACCACTCCGGTAACTCCGCTACAAGTCCCGCTTACACACCAGACGGTATGGGGAACGCAGATACCTTCTTATCTCGACTGGATCCAGCTGCCGCAGTTTCGGCTGCCCGGGTTTTCAGATGTAAAAAACGGCGATGTGGTGGTTTGTAACCTGCCGGTAGAGCACCCGGGTGCTTATCAAAAGTACAGCAACGTGTTGCCTGACCTTCATCCACATCCCGTGGACCTGCGTTCAAACTATATTAAAAGGTGCGTAGCTATTGCCGGAGATCGGCTCGAAGTTAAAGCCGGGCAGGTTTTTGTCAATGGTAATCCGATGCAAAATCCACCAAGGCTTCAAAATGAATATTTCGTTTCCACAACTACGCAGGTAAACGAAGAAAATATATTTCACAAAAACGGAGTAACTGACTATGCGCAATTCACGGAAACTTTCGGTGACAGTATATCGGCAAATGATCAGTTTGGCTACATCGTGAAAACAACCGCTGACATTGTTACAAAACTCAAAACCTACGATTTCGTACAAAGGGTAGATCCGATCCTCCTTGACAAAGGATTAAAGGAACCCTTTTTGTTTCCCGGCTCTGATCGCACCAATTGGAATAAGGATAACTATGGTCCGATCCTGATTCCTAAAAAAGGAATGACGGTAAAACTGGATGAGATTAACTCAGCTTTGTATGGAGAGATTATCCGGAATTATGACGGAAATGAGCGGGTAATAATTGAAAATGGCCGTGTTTTACAAGACGGAAAAGTGCTGGAAAGCTACACTTTCAAGCAGGACTATTATTTTATGATGGGCGACAACAGGCACGATTCGGCGGATTCGCGCTATTGGGGCTTCGTGCCAAAAGATCATATCGTCGGAAAGGCAGCATTTGTATGGATGTCTATTGATCCCAATCCAACCAGTTTTCTTAGGAAAATCAGGTGGGATCGGGTTTTCAGGATAATCGGGTAA
- a CDS encoding alpha-amylase family glycosyl hydrolase: MENFDADATEILASFQGMGAVCYPEGVHYRVWAPHAGQVSVIGTFNNWDVNANPLQSEENGYWAALIDNSKEGDEYKFYLQTPFGDFHRNDPYALKMTNSAGNCIVYNHASFEWHDFDFQISSWHEIVIYELHIGTFHVKEKDQVGTFYTAIEKLPYLKEMGFNAVELMPCAEFPGSRSWGYNPANPFSIEADYGGPDGLKAFVQAAHEAGIAVILDVVYNHFGPSDMDLWQFDGWSENGGGGIYFYNDWKAETPWGNTRPDYGRGEVRQYIRDNALMWLKEYRVDGLRMDMVPYIRNVKADGNPGNDIQEGISLMQWINKDIRENYPNCITIAEDMHSLDFITNSVENGGLGYGSQWDAEFVHTVRDAIIVANDQERDMEKVVQAITYKYNTDSFQRIIYTESHDEVSNGQARVAEEIADGDVNNWYSKKRAALGVALVMTTPGIPMIFQGQPLLEDKWFSDSDPIDWSRLEKFRGFANLHRDLIHIRRNWFGVTKGLQGQNVHIVRSDNDKKLIAMHRWSDGGPKDSVMIILNFSTETFSDYKLGFPRAGKWHLRFNSDNESYDSDFSHVGVADIETGDGEFDDFPVYASLNIPPYSALIFSQED; the protein is encoded by the coding sequence ATGGAAAATTTTGACGCCGATGCCACCGAAATTTTGGCTTCTTTTCAAGGAATGGGAGCAGTATGTTATCCCGAAGGCGTGCATTACCGGGTTTGGGCTCCGCATGCCGGGCAAGTCTCTGTAATCGGCACTTTTAATAACTGGGATGTAAATGCCAATCCCCTGCAGTCCGAAGAGAATGGTTATTGGGCAGCGCTGATCGACAACTCCAAAGAAGGCGATGAGTACAAATTCTACCTACAAACACCTTTTGGCGATTTTCACAGAAATGATCCCTATGCGCTGAAAATGACGAATTCAGCCGGCAATTGCATTGTATACAATCATGCATCTTTCGAGTGGCACGATTTCGACTTTCAGATTTCAAGCTGGCACGAAATCGTCATTTATGAATTGCACATCGGCACATTTCATGTGAAGGAAAAAGATCAGGTAGGTACGTTTTATACAGCCATCGAAAAACTACCCTATCTCAAAGAAATGGGCTTCAATGCCGTTGAGCTTATGCCCTGTGCCGAATTTCCCGGTTCACGCTCCTGGGGTTATAATCCTGCAAACCCGTTTTCCATCGAAGCCGACTACGGTGGCCCGGATGGTCTCAAGGCGTTCGTTCAGGCCGCACATGAAGCCGGAATCGCAGTTATTTTAGATGTGGTTTATAATCATTTTGGCCCTTCGGATATGGATTTATGGCAATTTGATGGTTGGTCTGAAAATGGCGGCGGCGGGATCTACTTTTATAACGACTGGAAAGCCGAAACGCCCTGGGGCAATACCCGGCCAGACTACGGCCGGGGAGAAGTCCGTCAGTACATTCGCGACAACGCATTAATGTGGTTGAAAGAATACCGGGTCGACGGATTAAGAATGGATATGGTACCCTATATCCGCAATGTGAAGGCAGACGGAAATCCGGGTAACGATATTCAGGAAGGGATTTCACTGATGCAATGGATCAATAAAGATATTCGTGAAAACTACCCGAATTGTATCACGATCGCCGAGGATATGCATTCACTTGATTTCATTACCAATTCGGTTGAAAATGGCGGACTGGGCTACGGATCACAGTGGGATGCGGAGTTTGTCCATACAGTGCGGGATGCGATTATTGTCGCTAATGATCAGGAAAGGGACATGGAAAAGGTTGTCCAGGCAATCACCTACAAATACAATACTGATTCTTTTCAACGCATTATTTACACCGAATCTCACGATGAAGTCTCAAATGGCCAGGCACGTGTTGCCGAGGAAATTGCAGACGGTGACGTTAATAATTGGTATTCCAAAAAACGGGCTGCATTAGGTGTAGCACTGGTGATGACAACGCCCGGAATACCGATGATCTTCCAGGGGCAACCCCTATTGGAAGATAAATGGTTTTCAGACAGTGATCCGATTGACTGGTCGAGGCTGGAAAAATTCAGGGGCTTTGCAAATCTGCACCGGGACCTGATCCATATCCGGAGAAACTGGTTCGGTGTCACAAAAGGCCTGCAAGGGCAAAATGTTCACATCGTACGCTCAGATAACGATAAAAAACTGATCGCAATGCACCGGTGGAGCGACGGTGGCCCAAAAGATAGCGTTATGATTATCCTGAATTTTTCGACAGAAACATTTTCGGATTACAAACTTGGTTTTCCAAGAGCTGGAAAGTGGCACCTGCGATTTAACAGCGACAATGAATCCTATGACTCAGACTTTTCACATGTGGGAGTTGCTGACATAGAAACCGGAGACGGTGAATTCGATGATTTCCCGGTTTATGCTTCATTGAATATTCCGCCCTACTCCGCGTTGATATTTTCCCAGGAAGACTGA
- the proS gene encoding proline--tRNA ligase yields the protein MSKSLPTRSENYSEWYNELVKRADLAENSAVRGCMVIKPYGYSIWEKMQRALDDMFKETGHTNAYFPLFIPKSYLSKEASHVEGFAKECAVVTHYRLKNDPDGKGVIVDPDAKLEEELIVRPTSETVIWSTYKNWIQSYRDLPLLINQWANVVRWEMRTRLFLRTAEFLWQEGHTAHATAQEAIAESEQMLEVYATFAEEWMALPVVKGVKTANERFAGAENTYCIEALMQDGKALQAGTSHFLGQNFANAFDVKFQDKEGKLEYVWGTSWGVSTRLMGALIMAHSDDSGLVLPPKLAPIQVVIVPIYKNDEQLEQISQKVDEITRQLKKMGISVKYDSNDAYKPGYKFAEYELKGVPVRLALGGRDLENGTIEVARRDTKTKETVSLEGIADHIKSLLDNIQESIYKKALAFREENTFKVDTFEEFNQVLDTKGGFILAHWDGTSETEEKIKEETKATIRCIPLNREEESGACIYSGKPSAGRVVFARAY from the coding sequence ATGAGTAAATCCCTGCCAACACGGAGTGAAAACTATTCCGAATGGTACAATGAACTGGTAAAAAGAGCAGATCTCGCCGAAAATTCTGCAGTGAGAGGCTGTATGGTGATCAAACCTTACGGCTATTCTATCTGGGAAAAAATGCAGCGTGCACTGGATGATATGTTTAAGGAAACCGGTCACACAAACGCCTATTTTCCGCTCTTTATCCCGAAATCATACCTCAGTAAAGAAGCGTCACACGTAGAAGGATTTGCTAAAGAGTGCGCAGTGGTCACGCATTACAGGTTGAAAAACGATCCCGACGGAAAGGGTGTGATTGTAGACCCGGATGCCAAACTGGAAGAAGAGCTCATCGTTCGGCCTACCTCAGAAACCGTGATATGGAGCACCTACAAAAACTGGATTCAATCTTACCGGGACCTGCCGCTGCTGATCAATCAATGGGCTAATGTGGTACGCTGGGAAATGCGGACGCGTCTGTTTCTGCGTACTGCCGAGTTTTTGTGGCAGGAAGGACATACCGCTCACGCAACTGCCCAGGAGGCAATTGCAGAAAGTGAGCAAATGCTTGAAGTGTACGCGACTTTCGCAGAAGAATGGATGGCCTTGCCGGTTGTAAAAGGTGTAAAAACAGCAAACGAAAGATTCGCGGGTGCCGAAAACACTTATTGTATCGAAGCATTGATGCAGGACGGAAAAGCACTGCAAGCCGGAACTTCCCATTTTTTAGGGCAAAACTTCGCGAATGCTTTTGATGTGAAATTCCAGGACAAGGAAGGAAAGCTTGAATATGTATGGGGAACTTCCTGGGGTGTAAGCACCAGGCTGATGGGCGCGCTCATCATGGCGCATTCGGATGATAGCGGACTGGTACTCCCTCCCAAACTGGCGCCGATACAAGTAGTGATCGTACCAATCTATAAAAATGACGAGCAGCTAGAGCAAATTTCCCAAAAGGTGGATGAAATTACCAGGCAGCTTAAAAAAATGGGTATCTCGGTAAAATACGATTCAAATGACGCTTACAAGCCGGGATATAAATTTGCTGAATACGAATTGAAAGGTGTGCCAGTAAGATTGGCGCTGGGCGGACGTGACCTGGAAAACGGGACCATAGAAGTGGCTCGCCGTGATACTAAAACCAAAGAAACGGTAAGCCTGGAAGGTATTGCAGATCACATTAAATCGCTTCTTGACAATATTCAGGAATCCATTTACAAGAAGGCATTGGCATTCCGTGAGGAAAACACATTCAAGGTAGATACTTTCGAAGAATTCAATCAGGTACTTGATACGAAGGGTGGATTTATCCTGGCACATTGGGACGGAACTTCCGAAACGGAAGAGAAGATCAAAGAAGAAACCAAGGCTACTATACGCTGTATTCCTCTTAATCGTGAGGAAGAGAGTGGTGCCTGCATTTATTCCGGCAAACCATCGGCGGGCCGGGTAGTTTTTGCGCGGGCATATTAA
- a CDS encoding DUF5683 domain-containing protein: MKNWVLLGVILLFSQRISAQITNPEDSLKVMDVPIVVNDSTVLLQGDSLKKVKGKFMPVPKTATRMALVPGLGQIYNRDYWKAPIVYIAFGGGLYAYYLNSIKYHDYLSAYKEFFILDENNKNFGKEKPELVDSTVTVRVRNLLNTSSEYLPARKDQALRGKNYWRRNRGFALIVTGLIYTLSIIEANVAAHLKTFDLSEDLTLRVEPKLHQPAMLTPTPGLRLVFNLK; encoded by the coding sequence TTGAAAAACTGGGTTTTGCTGGGGGTAATTCTGCTATTTTCGCAACGTATTTCGGCTCAAATTACGAATCCCGAGGACAGCCTTAAGGTAATGGATGTCCCGATTGTAGTGAACGACAGTACGGTTTTGCTGCAGGGAGATTCGTTAAAAAAAGTTAAAGGTAAGTTCATGCCGGTGCCTAAAACGGCCACCAGAATGGCATTGGTCCCCGGACTCGGACAGATCTATAACAGAGATTACTGGAAGGCGCCCATCGTGTACATTGCATTCGGGGGAGGACTTTATGCCTATTACCTGAACTCGATTAAGTATCATGACTACCTGTCGGCCTACAAGGAGTTTTTTATTCTGGACGAAAACAATAAGAATTTTGGTAAAGAGAAGCCCGAGCTGGTGGATTCAACGGTGACGGTAAGGGTGAGGAATTTATTGAATACAAGCAGTGAATATTTGCCGGCCAGGAAGGATCAGGCATTAAGAGGAAAGAACTACTGGCGCAGAAACCGGGGATTTGCACTCATCGTAACCGGGTTGATATACACACTTTCCATCATTGAAGCTAACGTAGCAGCACATTTAAAAACGTTTGACTTGTCGGAAGACCTGACGCTGCGGGTTGAGCCTAAATTACATCAACCGGCAATGCTAACGCCCACACCGGGATTACGGCTGGTTTTTAACCTGAAATAA
- a CDS encoding AlbA family DNA-binding domain-containing protein, whose translation MIKSIGEIISAGEGLSIEFKRRIDNPAKIARTIVSFANTSGGILMIGVADSGIVTGVSSELAELQKLEKASLDFIEPRIHIQIKSERIDGKQVMLVFVQESAEKPHYVVGERGARTIYIRVKDKSVPIPKLLLYNSDNLETEKLLASRHVKSLIAYLKSADAVSAKMFSKMINISEKRADRMLHDLAARQILLKIPGTRPEAFSLKWTE comes from the coding sequence ATGATTAAAAGTATTGGAGAGATTATCAGTGCGGGAGAGGGATTAAGCATTGAATTCAAACGCAGGATCGACAATCCGGCGAAAATTGCCCGGACGATCGTTTCGTTTGCAAATACTTCCGGCGGAATATTGATGATCGGAGTGGCTGATTCGGGAATAGTTACCGGAGTGAGCTCTGAGCTCGCGGAGCTGCAAAAACTTGAAAAGGCCAGCCTGGACTTTATTGAACCGAGAATACACATTCAGATAAAGTCTGAGCGGATCGATGGGAAGCAGGTGATGCTGGTGTTCGTGCAGGAAAGTGCTGAAAAGCCTCATTATGTCGTAGGCGAGCGGGGAGCCCGTACGATTTATATTCGTGTTAAGGACAAAAGCGTACCCATTCCCAAGCTATTGCTTTACAATTCGGACAATTTGGAAACAGAAAAGCTGCTTGCTTCCAGGCATGTGAAATCACTTATTGCTTACCTGAAATCGGCGGATGCAGTAAGTGCAAAAATGTTTTCCAAAATGATCAATATCTCAGAAAAACGTGCCGACAGGATGTTACACGATCTTGCAGCGAGGCAAATCCTATTGAAAATACCAGGGACAAGGCCGGAAGCGTTTAGCCTGAAATGGACTGAATAA
- the dprA gene encoding DNA-processing protein DprA, whose amino-acid sequence MNQTPETEEICILALMRTPGVGSVTIRQLISYCGSAKNVFKADYKKLIRIPGVGEKVVKAILTKYQMSDAAAEFENCRKLGIGLHFFTDSTYPLRLKPLYDAPIALYSKGNFNFNAGRAVGIVGTRQVSEYGKSVTESIIRELQPYNALIVSGLAYGVDIVAHRASLQHNLQTIGVMASGIDVIYPAAHKKTALDMQHNGGLVTENPLETKPDFMRFPARNRIIAGLSDVVIVIESGKKGGSLITVEFAQNYHREVYAVPGMIGNTQSEGCNGLIRDHKASIFTSVDDFINALGWVLEAAADKPTPKSLSLSFDGFTQDEGQILSMLKQKGTTQIDELAWHSGMHLNKLATLLLNLEFQGMIKSLPGKKYSLI is encoded by the coding sequence ATGAATCAAACCCCAGAAACGGAAGAAATCTGTATACTCGCCCTGATGCGCACTCCGGGAGTAGGCTCGGTAACGATTCGTCAACTGATCAGCTATTGCGGCAGTGCAAAAAACGTCTTCAAAGCTGACTACAAGAAGCTTATCAGAATTCCGGGTGTGGGAGAAAAGGTGGTTAAAGCGATTTTAACCAAATATCAAATGAGCGATGCAGCGGCAGAATTCGAAAATTGCCGCAAATTGGGAATCGGGCTTCATTTTTTCACAGATTCCACTTATCCGCTCCGATTAAAGCCACTCTACGACGCTCCGATCGCACTTTACTCAAAAGGTAATTTCAATTTTAATGCCGGCAGGGCGGTTGGGATTGTTGGCACGAGGCAGGTTAGTGAATATGGGAAATCGGTAACCGAATCAATCATTCGCGAATTACAACCATATAATGCGCTGATCGTGAGTGGACTTGCTTATGGAGTGGACATAGTTGCTCACCGCGCAAGCCTGCAGCATAATTTGCAAACAATTGGCGTAATGGCAAGCGGCATAGATGTGATCTACCCTGCCGCTCACAAAAAGACAGCATTGGACATGCAGCACAACGGAGGGTTGGTAACCGAAAACCCGCTGGAAACCAAACCAGATTTTATGCGTTTTCCGGCCAGAAACCGCATTATTGCCGGATTAAGTGATGTTGTTATCGTGATCGAATCCGGTAAAAAAGGAGGGAGTCTGATTACAGTCGAGTTTGCGCAAAACTATCATCGGGAGGTGTATGCAGTTCCCGGTATGATTGGAAATACCCAGTCCGAGGGCTGCAATGGTTTGATCAGAGACCACAAGGCATCCATTTTTACTTCAGTGGATGATTTTATAAACGCACTCGGCTGGGTGCTCGAAGCGGCCGCTGACAAGCCCACCCCGAAGAGCCTGTCGCTGAGTTTCGATGGATTCACACAGGATGAGGGGCAGATTCTTTCGATGCTTAAGCAGAAAGGCACCACTCAGATTGACGAACTGGCATGGCATTCAGGCATGCATTTGAACAAATTGGCGACATTATTGTTAAACCTAGAGTTTCAGGGAATGATCAAATCGTTGCCCGGCAAAAAATATAGTCTTATTTAA